A single region of the Shinella sp. PSBB067 genome encodes:
- a CDS encoding ABC transporter permease yields the protein MTNTLSPATPRRRLFDNRAVRRFMNNPLAIAGLVMVLGLTAACFLGPYLLPFDEFYIDLRARFAPPMTGAHIFGTDPLGRDIAARLFHAGQVSMMVGFLAMVISTVIGTVVGVLAGYRGGWTGTVLMRLVDAFLSFPSVFLLLTLAAFIKPSPMMITLIIAFTSWMEVARIVEAEVKSVREREFVMAARMLGLSNGWIMFREILPNVMGPIVVAATLTVARSILMEAYISFLGYGIQPPLPSWGNMLNGAQQYLAAAPWLAIVPGLAITIAVTGFNFIGDGLRDALDVRSHNG from the coding sequence ATGACGAACACCCTTTCCCCCGCAACGCCGCGCCGGCGGCTTTTCGACAACCGCGCCGTCCGCCGGTTCATGAACAACCCGCTGGCAATCGCCGGCCTCGTCATGGTGCTCGGGCTGACCGCGGCCTGCTTCCTCGGGCCGTATCTCCTGCCCTTCGACGAGTTCTACATCGACCTTCGCGCCCGCTTCGCCCCGCCGATGACCGGCGCGCACATCTTCGGCACCGATCCGCTCGGCCGCGACATCGCCGCCCGGCTGTTCCATGCCGGACAGGTCTCGATGATGGTCGGCTTCCTCGCCATGGTGATCTCCACCGTCATCGGCACGGTGGTGGGCGTCCTCGCCGGCTATCGCGGCGGCTGGACGGGAACCGTGCTGATGCGGCTGGTCGACGCCTTCCTCTCCTTCCCCTCGGTCTTCCTGCTCCTGACGCTCGCCGCCTTCATCAAGCCGAGCCCGATGATGATCACGCTGATCATCGCCTTCACGAGCTGGATGGAGGTGGCGCGCATCGTCGAGGCGGAGGTGAAATCGGTGCGCGAGCGCGAGTTCGTCATGGCGGCGCGCATGCTGGGCCTGTCGAACGGCTGGATCATGTTCCGCGAGATCCTGCCCAACGTGATGGGACCGATCGTCGTCGCGGCGACCCTCACCGTCGCGCGCTCGATCCTGATGGAAGCCTATATCTCCTTCCTCGGCTACGGCATCCAGCCGCCGCTGCCCAGTTGGGGCAACATGCTCAACGGCGCGCAGCAATATCTCGCCGCCGCGCCGTGGCTCGCCATCGTGCCCGGCCTTGCGATCACCATCGCGGTCACGGGCTTCAACTTCATCGGCGACGGGCTGCGCGATGCCCTCGACGTGCGTTCACACAACGGGTGA
- a CDS encoding ABC transporter permease, which produces MARFLIGRLWQSVVLLLLVSLIGFMVLNLAPGGPLSQYALTPGMTKEALDRIAEQMGLNRPLPVQYLDWLWKLVQGDWGRSFRDNRPVLEVINSHLFATLLLMGASTLVAMLIGGWIGIRSAIRQGSAFDYTMTVACFVALSIPTFWVGLVAIFVFSLRLGWLPAGNMYTVGDGSLSDILVHLILPTCVLALVNVAIWARYMRAATLEVVNQDFVRTARAKGLAPRRILMKHIVGNALLPMITLAGMQLPTLLGGALVTETVFTWPGMGRLFLDSLGYNDYPVVMGLLMFSAILVLIGNLLADLLVAFVDPRIRLE; this is translated from the coding sequence ATGGCGCGATTTCTGATAGGCAGGCTCTGGCAGAGCGTCGTGCTCCTGCTGCTCGTCTCGCTCATCGGCTTCATGGTGCTCAACCTCGCCCCCGGCGGCCCGCTGTCGCAATACGCGCTGACCCCGGGCATGACCAAGGAGGCGCTGGACCGCATCGCCGAACAGATGGGCCTCAACCGGCCGCTGCCCGTGCAATATCTCGACTGGCTGTGGAAGCTCGTGCAGGGCGACTGGGGCAGGAGTTTCCGCGACAACCGCCCGGTGCTGGAGGTGATCAACAGCCACCTCTTCGCAACGCTGCTGCTGATGGGCGCCTCGACGCTGGTCGCCATGCTGATCGGCGGCTGGATCGGCATCCGCAGCGCCATCCGGCAGGGCTCCGCCTTCGACTACACGATGACGGTCGCGTGCTTCGTCGCGCTGTCGATCCCCACCTTCTGGGTCGGCCTCGTGGCGATCTTCGTCTTCTCGCTGCGGCTCGGCTGGCTGCCGGCCGGCAACATGTACACGGTCGGCGACGGCTCGCTCTCCGACATCCTCGTCCACCTCATCCTGCCGACCTGCGTGCTGGCGCTGGTCAACGTGGCCATCTGGGCGCGCTACATGCGGGCGGCCACGCTGGAGGTGGTCAACCAGGATTTCGTGCGCACCGCCCGCGCCAAGGGCCTCGCGCCGCGCCGCATCCTGATGAAGCACATCGTCGGAAACGCCCTCCTGCCGATGATCACGCTCGCCGGCATGCAGCTGCCGACGCTGCTCGGCGGCGCGCTGGTGACGGAGACGGTCTTCACCTGGCCCGGCATGGGGCGGCTGTTCCTCGATAGCCTCGGCTACAACGACTATCCGGTCGTGATGGGGCTCCTGATGTTCTCCGCCATCCTCGTGCTCATCGGAAACCTTCTCGCCGATCTGCTGGTCGCCTTCGTCGACCCGCGCATTCGCCTGGAATAG
- a CDS encoding peptide ABC transporter substrate-binding protein encodes MSEKDFRFTRRQGLKFFGAAGLAAMAPSILGMGPARAEDAPKGQIVVGFSQEPTVFNPHLLHIEVDEGVHFAIFDPLFDVDAKGNFYPLLAKEVPTVENGGISADGLTWKLTLRDDVKWHDGTPFTAEDVKFTLELLVNPDFRSWRRTGHNLVRDLTVVSPTEITWRMESPFAPYAAILASTFIVPRHAFEGTDPNNAPFNNTPIGTGAFKWKNRVPGDHIELEANAGYFGDGPYLERVVLKYIPEMTVLYTQLKTGDIDVLALQWISPDNYEEAKTLPDRVVEVIGAPFFEGLSLNLERPQFKDQAVREALYCAVDKQTIIDALYYGVPKPTESYMPRESYYYNADLPVQQYDLDKARALLDGAGWVPGSDGIREKDGVKLAFTCSTTSGNHLREQAQQFLQQSFREIGVDMQIGNLPPAVMWGDHWMLSQFDMALAGLSCLTGPDPDTSDYFLSTASPAKGGNGQNTWVYNNPEVDDLLKKGGAAVSPEERLPIYRRIQEIMRHDLPFLPLFQYANIRGYKTGIQGVEANINNRIDTWNVRSWRWA; translated from the coding sequence ATGTCTGAAAAGGATTTCCGGTTCACCCGCCGGCAGGGGCTGAAGTTCTTCGGCGCCGCCGGGCTTGCCGCCATGGCGCCCTCGATTCTCGGCATGGGCCCGGCAAGGGCCGAGGACGCGCCGAAGGGCCAGATCGTCGTCGGCTTCTCGCAGGAGCCGACGGTCTTCAATCCGCACCTCCTGCATATCGAGGTCGACGAGGGCGTGCATTTCGCCATCTTCGATCCGCTGTTCGACGTCGACGCCAAGGGCAACTTCTACCCGCTGCTGGCGAAAGAGGTGCCGACGGTGGAGAACGGCGGCATTTCCGCCGACGGCCTGACCTGGAAGCTGACGCTGCGCGACGACGTGAAATGGCATGACGGCACGCCGTTCACCGCCGAGGACGTCAAGTTCACGCTGGAGCTGCTGGTCAATCCCGATTTCCGCAGCTGGCGGCGCACGGGCCACAATCTCGTGCGCGACCTCACCGTCGTCTCGCCGACCGAGATCACCTGGCGCATGGAAAGCCCGTTCGCACCCTATGCGGCGATCCTCGCCTCGACCTTCATCGTGCCCAGGCACGCCTTCGAGGGCACGGACCCGAACAACGCGCCGTTCAACAACACGCCGATCGGCACCGGCGCCTTCAAGTGGAAGAACCGCGTTCCGGGCGACCATATCGAGCTTGAGGCCAATGCCGGCTATTTCGGCGACGGGCCCTATCTCGAGCGCGTGGTGCTGAAATACATCCCCGAAATGACGGTGCTCTACACGCAGCTCAAGACCGGCGACATCGACGTCCTGGCGCTGCAATGGATCTCGCCCGACAATTACGAGGAAGCCAAGACCCTGCCGGACCGCGTGGTGGAGGTCATCGGCGCGCCCTTCTTCGAAGGGCTCAGCCTCAACCTGGAGCGGCCGCAGTTCAAGGACCAGGCGGTGCGCGAGGCGCTCTACTGCGCCGTTGACAAGCAGACGATCATCGACGCGCTCTACTACGGCGTGCCGAAGCCGACCGAAAGCTACATGCCGCGCGAGTCCTACTACTACAATGCCGACCTGCCGGTGCAGCAATACGATCTCGACAAGGCGCGCGCGCTGCTCGACGGGGCCGGCTGGGTGCCGGGTTCGGACGGCATTCGCGAGAAGGACGGCGTGAAGCTCGCCTTCACCTGCTCGACCACCTCGGGCAATCACCTGCGCGAGCAGGCGCAGCAGTTCCTGCAGCAGTCCTTCCGCGAGATCGGCGTGGACATGCAGATCGGCAACCTGCCGCCGGCCGTCATGTGGGGCGACCACTGGATGCTCTCGCAGTTCGACATGGCGCTCGCCGGCCTCAGCTGCCTGACCGGCCCGGATCCCGACACGTCCGACTACTTCCTCTCCACCGCCTCCCCCGCAAAGGGCGGAAACGGCCAGAACACCTGGGTCTACAACAACCCGGAGGTGGACGATCTGCTGAAGAAGGGCGGCGCCGCGGTGAGCCCGGAGGAGCGGCTGCCGATCTACCGCCGCATCCAGGAGATCATGCGGCACGACCTGCCCTTCCTGCCGCTGTTCCAGTACGCCAACATCCGCGGCTACAAGACCGGCATCCAGGGCGTCGAGGCGAACATCAACAACCGCATCGACACCTGGAACGTGCGCAGCTGGCGCTGGGCATAA
- a CDS encoding FAD-binding oxidoreductase — translation MPGPFVVPVHGDAELPAQVDVVVIGGGIIGVSTALELAEAGQRVALCEKGGIGHEQSSRNWGWVRVARRDPREIPLVLEAQRIWQGLDARTGRDTGYTRSGIIFNAGNEAERAFYEKWLTHLDGRGVDCRMLTGAEFSARFPQANLRPPAALYCADDGRAEPQKAAPAIAERARECGAHILTECAVRGIETSGGAISAVVTERGTIGCRAAVLAGGAWSEMFTRSLGAGIHLPQLKVKNSVLRTEPHDGGPQEAMWAGDVAIRKRQDGGYTIASGLGNIVDIVPASFRYARDFVPALKAEWRSLMLRAGWRFFEEARMPRRWDLDEPSPFEYCRVLDPKPSRRLADMAMASARRAFPALASARVAQRWAGYIDATPDALPVISGVSTVPGFFIATGFSGHGFGIGPGAGRLMADLVLGRRPVVDPREFRLERFVDGSKIELLAGY, via the coding sequence ATGCCCGGTCCCTTCGTCGTACCCGTCCATGGCGATGCCGAACTGCCCGCGCAGGTCGATGTCGTCGTCATCGGCGGCGGCATCATCGGCGTCTCGACCGCGCTGGAGCTTGCCGAGGCGGGCCAGCGCGTCGCGCTGTGCGAAAAGGGCGGCATCGGCCACGAACAATCCAGCCGCAACTGGGGCTGGGTGCGCGTGGCGCGGCGCGACCCGCGCGAAATCCCGCTGGTGCTGGAAGCCCAGCGCATCTGGCAGGGGCTAGACGCCCGCACCGGACGCGACACGGGCTATACCCGCTCCGGCATCATCTTCAACGCCGGGAACGAGGCCGAACGGGCCTTCTACGAAAAGTGGCTGACCCATCTCGACGGGCGCGGCGTCGATTGCCGCATGCTCACCGGAGCGGAATTCTCGGCGCGGTTCCCGCAGGCCAACCTTCGCCCGCCCGCCGCGCTCTACTGCGCCGACGACGGCCGGGCCGAGCCGCAGAAGGCCGCCCCTGCCATCGCCGAACGGGCCCGCGAATGCGGCGCGCATATCCTGACGGAATGCGCCGTGCGCGGCATCGAGACCTCCGGCGGCGCGATTTCGGCGGTCGTCACCGAACGCGGCACGATCGGCTGCCGCGCGGCGGTGCTGGCGGGCGGCGCCTGGTCGGAAATGTTCACCCGCAGCCTTGGCGCCGGCATCCACCTGCCGCAGCTCAAGGTGAAGAACTCGGTCCTGCGCACCGAGCCGCATGACGGCGGCCCGCAGGAGGCGATGTGGGCGGGCGACGTCGCCATCCGCAAGCGGCAGGACGGCGGCTACACCATCGCCTCCGGCCTCGGCAACATCGTCGACATCGTGCCGGCCTCCTTCCGCTATGCGCGCGACTTCGTACCGGCGCTCAAGGCCGAATGGCGCTCGCTGATGCTGCGCGCCGGCTGGCGCTTCTTCGAGGAGGCGCGCATGCCGCGCCGCTGGGACCTCGACGAGCCGAGCCCGTTCGAATATTGCCGCGTGCTCGATCCCAAGCCCAGCCGCCGGCTCGCCGACATGGCCATGGCCTCGGCGCGCAGGGCCTTTCCGGCGCTCGCCTCGGCCAGGGTGGCGCAGCGCTGGGCCGGCTATATCGACGCCACGCCCGATGCCCTCCCGGTCATCTCGGGCGTCTCGACGGTTCCGGGTTTCTTCATCGCCACCGGCTTTTCCGGCCACGGCTTCGGCATCGGCCCCGGCGCGGGCCGGCTGATGGCCGACCTCGTGCTCGGGCGCAGGCCGGTCGTGGACCCGAGGGAATTCCGGCTCGAACGCTTCGTCGACGGCTCGAAGATCGAACTGCTCGCCGGATACTGA
- a CDS encoding SDR family NAD(P)-dependent oxidoreductase — protein MSKGVAMISGASRGIGAAIAARLVGDGWNVSLGVRGGRMPDFAAQLPPESVLACAYDAMTGKDEARWLAETRARFGPVGCIVANAGIMVAKSVIDAEDEEVAAMMEVNAFAPRRLVRAAWEDLRAGGRGRVVIVASLSGKRVKSALSGSYSMSKFAAVALAHGIRHAGFDAGIRATAVCPGFVATDMGLSLSGRPAEAMTSPDDLARVVSMLIDLPNEASVAEFAVNCQAEEFF, from the coding sequence ATGAGCAAGGGCGTGGCGATGATTTCCGGCGCCAGCAGGGGCATCGGCGCGGCGATCGCCGCCCGCCTCGTCGGCGACGGCTGGAATGTCTCCCTCGGCGTGCGCGGCGGCCGGATGCCGGACTTCGCGGCGCAACTGCCGCCGGAAAGCGTCCTTGCCTGCGCCTATGACGCGATGACGGGCAAGGACGAGGCGCGGTGGCTGGCGGAAACCCGCGCGCGCTTCGGCCCGGTCGGCTGCATCGTCGCCAATGCCGGCATCATGGTGGCGAAATCGGTGATCGACGCGGAGGACGAGGAGGTCGCTGCGATGATGGAGGTCAACGCCTTCGCGCCGCGCCGGCTCGTGCGCGCGGCCTGGGAGGACCTGCGCGCCGGCGGCCGCGGCCGCGTCGTCATCGTCGCCTCCCTCTCCGGCAAGCGCGTCAAGTCGGCCCTTTCGGGCAGCTACTCCATGTCGAAGTTCGCCGCCGTCGCGCTGGCGCACGGCATCCGCCATGCCGGCTTCGACGCCGGCATCCGCGCCACCGCGGTCTGCCCCGGCTTCGTCGCCACCGACATGGGCCTGTCGCTCTCCGGCCGCCCGGCCGAGGCGATGACCAGCCCGGACGACCTCGCGCGGGTCGTCTCCATGCTGATCGACCTGCCCAACGAGGCGAGCGTCGCGGAATTCGCCGTCAACTGCCAAGCCGAGGAATTCTTCTGA
- a CDS encoding MarR family winged helix-turn-helix transcriptional regulator, which yields MSTRKSQELAAQVDLGVLDGLLSFYVRVFEIAVSRHLDDRLAPLGFTGRKGTISSLLLIARHPGIRPTTIATLLGIDKSITVKTIDELRRSKLVTRRSAEDDRRAQELFVTPEGAALATKVETLIVAHSDEFFAGLMTREEHDIVVNILRKAFNRLREVEQ from the coding sequence ATGAGTACGCGCAAGAGTCAGGAGCTGGCGGCCCAGGTGGATCTGGGCGTGCTCGACGGTCTCCTCAGCTTCTATGTCCGGGTCTTCGAGATCGCCGTCAGCCGGCATCTCGACGACCGGCTCGCGCCCCTTGGCTTCACCGGCCGCAAGGGCACCATCTCCTCGCTCCTGCTCATCGCCCGCCATCCCGGCATCCGGCCGACCACGATCGCCACCCTGCTCGGCATCGACAAGTCGATCACCGTCAAGACCATCGACGAATTGCGCCGGTCGAAACTGGTGACGCGCCGCAGCGCCGAGGACGACAGGCGCGCCCAGGAGCTTTTCGTGACGCCGGAGGGCGCCGCGCTCGCGACGAAGGTCGAGACGCTGATCGTCGCCCATTCCGACGAGTTCTTCGCCGGCCTGATGACGCGGGAGGAGCACGACATCGTGGTCAACATATTGCGGAAGGCCTTCAACCGGCTGCGCGAGGTGGAACAATGA
- a CDS encoding AarF/ABC1/UbiB kinase family protein has product MLETTLLAARDRKRLGEIAAVAVRYGIADLLGRLGLSGLLAARRGRSGTAEVQDLSQPERLRLAIEALGPTFVKLGQILSTRADLLSPEWITELEKLQSDVAPAPWADIRAQVEEDLGEPPEEIFASFDTEALAAGSIAQVHRARLKSGEDVVVKIRRAGLRPLVEADLRLLSHAAGLVEKQWPDFARYRPREILHHLGVAMSEELDLAMEGRNCETVAENLAGMPDIRIPRIYTEWTSERLLVQEFIDGIAPADREKMQAAGLDGRALAERGATAFLHMALVDGVFHADPHPGNLRALPGSRVAFIDFGMVGRIGSRRREQLITLVGAIVNGRAEGVSSLLMDWSGSTDIELTRLETACDAFVARHGSPPLRLGEAVSDFMALARDHDLALPSDLALLFKALITADGVMRTLDPDFDAIRVAAPVVRHELSRRYAPDALAGKGKTLAFDLAGLASDLPSLLRLLTLRLRQGRIAADIELKGFDRIGGDIRWAATRIAVAVVTAAFALGLAPRLLDFGPQLFGTPVTAWIGLAVITIGLAWLVVPRRR; this is encoded by the coding sequence CTGCTGGAGACCACCCTGCTGGCGGCGCGCGACAGGAAGCGGCTTGGCGAGATCGCCGCGGTCGCCGTGCGCTACGGCATCGCCGATCTTCTCGGACGGCTCGGCCTTTCCGGCCTGCTAGCCGCGCGGCGAGGCCGGTCGGGAACGGCAGAGGTTCAAGACCTGTCGCAGCCCGAGCGTCTGCGCCTTGCCATCGAGGCGCTGGGCCCGACCTTCGTCAAGCTCGGCCAGATCCTGTCGACCCGCGCCGACCTCCTGTCCCCCGAATGGATCACCGAGCTGGAGAAGCTGCAGAGCGACGTCGCGCCCGCGCCGTGGGCGGATATCCGCGCCCAGGTCGAAGAGGATCTCGGCGAGCCGCCGGAAGAGATCTTCGCCTCGTTCGATACCGAGGCGCTCGCCGCCGGCTCGATCGCGCAGGTGCACCGCGCCCGGCTGAAGAGCGGCGAGGATGTCGTCGTGAAGATCCGCCGTGCCGGGCTCAGGCCGCTGGTCGAGGCCGACCTGCGCCTGCTCTCGCACGCCGCCGGGCTGGTCGAGAAGCAGTGGCCGGACTTCGCGCGCTACCGGCCGCGCGAGATCCTGCATCATCTGGGCGTGGCGATGAGCGAGGAGCTCGACCTCGCCATGGAAGGCCGCAATTGCGAGACCGTCGCCGAAAACCTCGCCGGCATGCCCGACATCCGCATTCCCCGCATCTACACGGAATGGACGTCGGAACGCCTGCTGGTGCAGGAGTTCATCGACGGCATCGCGCCCGCGGACAGGGAAAAGATGCAGGCCGCGGGCCTCGATGGCCGGGCGCTCGCCGAGCGCGGGGCGACCGCCTTCCTGCACATGGCGCTGGTCGACGGCGTCTTCCACGCCGACCCCCATCCCGGCAATCTGCGCGCGCTGCCCGGCAGCCGGGTCGCCTTCATCGATTTCGGCATGGTCGGGCGCATCGGCAGCCGGCGCCGCGAGCAGCTCATCACGCTCGTCGGCGCGATCGTCAACGGCAGGGCCGAGGGCGTCAGCTCGCTGCTGATGGACTGGTCCGGCTCCACCGACATCGAGCTCACGCGGCTGGAGACGGCGTGCGACGCCTTCGTCGCCCGCCACGGGTCGCCGCCGCTGAGGCTCGGCGAGGCGGTGTCGGACTTCATGGCGCTCGCGCGCGATCACGACCTGGCCCTGCCGTCCGACCTCGCGCTTCTGTTCAAGGCGTTGATCACCGCCGACGGCGTGATGCGGACGCTCGATCCGGATTTCGACGCGATCCGCGTCGCGGCTCCCGTCGTGCGCCACGAGCTCAGCCGCCGCTACGCGCCCGACGCACTCGCGGGCAAGGGAAAGACGCTTGCCTTCGACCTTGCCGGGCTCGCGTCCGACCTGCCGTCGCTCCTGCGCCTGCTCACGCTGCGCCTGCGGCAGGGCCGCATCGCGGCCGACATCGAGCTGAAGGGGTTCGACCGCATCGGCGGCGACATCCGGTGGGCGGCCACCCGCATCGCCGTCGCCGTCGTGACGGCCGCCTTCGCGCTCGGCCTCGCCCCGCGCCTGCTCGATTTCGGCCCGCAACTGTTCGGCACACCGGTCACGGCCTGGATCGGCCTTGCGGTCATCACGATCGGTCTTGCCTGGCTGGTCGTGCCGCGCCGGCGCTGA